In one window of Haloimpatiens sp. FM7315 DNA:
- a CDS encoding ribose-phosphate pyrophosphokinase, translating into MITHGKNIKIFTGNSNPKLAGEIADILGIKVGDALVSTFSDGEISVNIGETVRGSDVFVIQSTNEPVNDNLMELLIMIDAFKRASSGRITAVIPYYGYARQDRKAKARDPITAKLVADLITAAGADRVLTMDLHAAQIQGYFDVPLDHLMGESILAKYYIEKGFKEQEDVVVVSPDLGSVARSRKFADRLHCPIAIIDKRRPKANVSEVMNIIGDIKDKRVILLDDMIDTAGTITNGANALVRLGAKEVYACCSHAVLSGPAIERINDSAIKELVMLNTIELPKEKQLDKFTILSVGPMFAEAIRRIYEDISVSKLFED; encoded by the coding sequence ATGATAACTCATGGTAAAAATATAAAAATTTTCACTGGAAATTCAAACCCAAAACTTGCAGGAGAAATAGCTGACATATTGGGAATAAAAGTTGGAGATGCTCTTGTGTCTACTTTTAGTGACGGAGAGATTTCTGTAAATATCGGAGAAACAGTTAGAGGATCCGATGTATTTGTAATTCAATCTACAAATGAACCAGTAAATGACAACCTAATGGAGCTATTAATCATGATAGATGCATTTAAAAGAGCATCTTCTGGCAGAATCACTGCAGTTATACCTTACTATGGATATGCAAGACAAGACAGAAAAGCAAAGGCAAGAGATCCAATTACTGCTAAATTAGTTGCAGATTTAATAACTGCAGCAGGAGCTGACAGAGTTCTTACTATGGATTTACATGCAGCTCAAATTCAAGGATATTTCGATGTCCCACTAGATCACTTAATGGGAGAGTCTATTCTTGCTAAGTATTACATAGAAAAAGGATTTAAAGAACAAGAAGATGTAGTGGTTGTTTCACCAGACCTTGGTAGTGTTGCAAGATCAAGAAAATTTGCAGATAGACTTCATTGTCCAATAGCTATAATTGACAAAAGAAGACCAAAAGCTAATGTTTCAGAAGTCATGAACATAATAGGAGATATAAAAGATAAAAGAGTTATATTACTTGATGACATGATAGACACAGCTGGAACTATAACTAATGGTGCTAATGCATTAGTTAGATTAGGTGCAAAAGAAGTTTATGCTTGTTGTAGTCATGCTGTTTTATCAGGACCTGCAATTGAGAGAATAAACGATTCAGCTATTAAAGAATTAGTTATGTTAAATACCATAGAGTTACCTAAAGAAAAGCAATTAGATAAGTTTACTATATTGTCAGTAGGACCTATGTTTGCAGAAGCAATAAGAAGAATTTATGAGGATATATCAGTAAGTAAATTATTTGAAGATTAA
- a CDS encoding response regulator transcription factor, which translates to MEGTMGKVLIVDDDENICEVIKMYLENSGYSTQLAHDGKIAEQKFLEYKPDLVLLDIMLPNIDGIDVLKWIRKENETPVIMITAKGETFDKVLGLELGADDYIVKPFEPKEMLARVKAVLRRYNVDSVNKEVLDFDNLTIDINSYKVIYNNKEVKMPPKEFELLYYLANNKNRVFTREQLLCEVWGYDYPGDSRTVDVHVKRLREKLEGGSNWKIETVWGVGYKFEVK; encoded by the coding sequence ATGGAAGGAACTATGGGAAAAGTATTAATCGTTGATGACGATGAGAACATATGTGAAGTAATTAAAATGTATCTTGAAAATTCAGGTTATAGCACGCAGCTAGCTCATGATGGAAAGATTGCAGAACAAAAATTTTTGGAATATAAGCCAGATTTGGTCTTGCTTGATATAATGCTTCCTAATATAGATGGAATTGATGTGCTTAAGTGGATAAGAAAAGAAAATGAGACACCTGTAATAATGATTACTGCCAAGGGAGAAACTTTTGATAAGGTTTTAGGACTTGAACTAGGTGCAGATGATTATATCGTAAAACCTTTTGAGCCAAAAGAGATGCTTGCAAGGGTAAAGGCTGTGCTTAGAAGATATAATGTAGATAGTGTTAATAAAGAGGTATTAGATTTTGATAATCTAACCATAGATATAAACTCTTATAAAGTTATATACAATAATAAAGAAGTAAAGATGCCACCTAAGGAGTTTGAACTTTTATATTATCTTGCAAATAACAAAAACAGGGTGTTTACAAGAGAACAGCTATTATGTGAGGTTTGGGGTTATGATTACCCAGGAGACTCAAGAACGGTAGATGTGCACGTAAAAAGACTTAGAGAAAAATTAGAGGGAGGCTCTAATTGGAAGATAGAAACTGTATGGGGTGTTGGATATAAGTTTGAGGTGAAGTAG
- the pth gene encoding aminoacyl-tRNA hydrolase: MYLIVGLGNIGKEYDKTRHNIGFDAINLLSKEYNIPLNRKKFKGTCGEGFIGSEKVLLIKPETYMNCSGESVIEAVNFYKIANDKIIIIYDDISLNVGRMRIRTKGSAGGHNGIKSIIAHLNSDEFNRVKIGVGSPKGELVSHVLGRFSKEHREVIEKVLGIASKAVECMVKEGTVEAMNKFNSVSLED; encoded by the coding sequence ATGTATTTAATAGTTGGTCTTGGAAATATAGGTAAAGAATATGATAAAACTAGACATAATATTGGATTTGATGCAATTAATTTGTTAAGTAAAGAGTATAATATACCCTTAAATAGGAAAAAATTTAAAGGAACCTGTGGTGAGGGGTTTATAGGAAGTGAAAAGGTATTGCTTATAAAACCTGAAACTTACATGAATTGTAGTGGTGAAAGTGTAATTGAGGCAGTAAACTTCTACAAGATAGCTAATGATAAAATAATAATAATATACGATGATATAAGTTTAAATGTTGGAAGAATGAGAATTAGGACAAAAGGAAGCGCTGGAGGACATAACGGCATTAAAAGCATTATAGCTCATTTAAATTCAGATGAATTTAACAGAGTAAAAATTGGAGTCGGTTCACCAAAAGGTGAACTAGTTTCTCATGTTCTTGGAAGATTTAGTAAGGAACATAGGGAAGTTATTGAAAAAGTATTGGGTATAGCTTCTAAGGCAGTTGAGTGTATGGTTAAAGAGGGAACAGTTGAGGCTATGAATAAATTTAACTCGGTGTCTTTGGAAGATTAG
- a CDS encoding peptidylprolyl isomerase, producing MSKIRKMVASLVIGTMFFSLTGCNLIKKTPESIKKSTVAKVSGEKITRGELDDQPEVKRKIEEIKAKYGKDYENNSKAKEELAEVRKSTLNQLTIEKIILQKADELKVEDEKKLKEEVNKQYDEFKKAYNNDEKKFKEDLTKAGFTDDTFKNYIKLRVLAPKVYEKALKDIKATDKEIKEYYDTNMLEFTEKPNRVHVAHILVKTEEEAKKVKERLTKGEDFAKVAKETSIDTAANEKGGDLGFINYNDPNYDKTFMTSAQVLKEGEVSNPVKTQFGWHIIKSIKKRNIQFKNWIK from the coding sequence GTGAGTAAAATAAGAAAGATGGTTGCGTCTTTAGTGATAGGAACTATGTTTTTTTCGCTTACAGGTTGTAATTTGATAAAAAAGACACCAGAATCTATAAAAAAATCTACAGTTGCAAAAGTTAGTGGAGAAAAGATAACTAGAGGGGAATTAGATGACCAACCTGAAGTAAAAAGAAAAATTGAAGAGATAAAGGCAAAATACGGTAAAGACTATGAAAATAATTCAAAGGCTAAAGAAGAATTAGCTGAAGTTAGAAAAAGCACTTTAAATCAATTGACTATCGAAAAGATTATCCTACAAAAGGCAGATGAATTAAAAGTAGAAGATGAAAAGAAGTTAAAAGAAGAAGTTAATAAGCAGTATGATGAATTTAAAAAAGCTTATAATAACGATGAAAAGAAATTCAAAGAAGATTTAACTAAAGCAGGATTTACAGATGATACTTTTAAAAATTATATAAAATTAAGAGTATTAGCTCCTAAAGTTTACGAAAAAGCTTTAAAGGATATTAAGGCTACAGATAAAGAAATAAAAGAATATTATGATACTAACATGCTTGAGTTTACTGAGAAGCCAAATAGAGTTCATGTAGCTCATATATTAGTTAAGACTGAGGAGGAAGCTAAAAAAGTAAAAGAGAGACTTACAAAAGGTGAGGACTTTGCAAAGGTTGCAAAGGAAACTTCAATAGATACAGCTGCAAATGAAAAAGGCGGAGATTTAGGTTTTATTAATTATAACGATCCAAATTACGATAAGACCTTTATGACTTCTGCTCAGGTTCTTAAAGAGGGAGAGGTATCAAACCCTGTTAAAACTCAATTTGGTTGGCATATAATAAAGAGCATCAAAAAGAGGAATATCCAGTTCAAAAATTGGATAAAGTAA
- the spoVT gene encoding stage V sporulation protein T translates to MKATGIVRRIDDLGRVVIPKEIRRTLRIREGDPLEIFTERDGGIILKKYSPIGELTDFSHEYAEALNYSTGNIVIICDRDSIISVSGVTKKEYIDKRISEELEEAIDARKTVYLDKSKTVALYQGEEREEKYFSQVISPIISEGDAIGGVILIAKEENNDSKEIGTKLAQTASAFLGKQME, encoded by the coding sequence ATGAAGGCAACAGGAATAGTTAGGCGTATAGATGACTTAGGAAGAGTTGTTATACCTAAGGAAATAAGAAGAACTTTAAGAATAAGAGAAGGAGATCCACTAGAAATATTTACAGAAAGAGATGGAGGAATAATTCTAAAAAAATACTCACCAATAGGTGAACTTACAGATTTTTCTCATGAATATGCAGAAGCATTAAATTATTCAACTGGAAATATAGTAATAATATGTGATAGAGATAGCATAATTTCAGTAAGCGGAGTGACTAAAAAAGAGTATATAGATAAAAGGATAAGCGAAGAACTTGAAGAGGCAATAGATGCTAGAAAAACAGTATACTTAGATAAATCTAAAACAGTAGCACTATATCAAGGAGAAGAAAGAGAAGAAAAATATTTTTCTCAAGTTATTTCTCCTATAATCTCAGAAGGTGATGCAATTGGAGGCGTTATATTAATAGCTAAAGAAGAAAATAACGATTCAAAAGAGATAGGAACAAAATTGGCTCAAACCGCATCAGCTTTCTTGGGAAAACAGATGGAATAA
- a CDS encoding polysaccharide biosynthesis C-terminal domain-containing protein, whose product MRKQSLVKGTLILGLASIFTRLLGLFFRIPVQNLIGDEGMGYYQLSYPLYAVFIAISLGIPVAVSKMVSERIAVNDRSGIIQTLRYSILLMGFLSLGFTGFLFAFAKNIVSILKWDPKSYYSLICIAIAPIFIAVLSCLRGFFQGLQNMTPTAISQFLEQLGRVVFGVGLAYFLIPKGIQYAAAGASLGASIGGLIAGLYLLFKYLRVRKEICVKKIKKDKKIMDELLRIAIPISMAAAVSGVIGLIDSILVPQKLLEAGFNYQNSTILYSQLTGKAAVLINVPLGLSVALGYSLVPIISEAHVLNRDLEMKNKINTALKLAFIIAMPSLFGLFFMSHPILNLIFKGQVGGYNILKYLSLSVPFIILAQTTTSVLQGTNNCKKPVVNLLFGCIVKAILTYILVPIPKMNIYGAVIGTIAGYALASLLNIIELKRYFNIKINYYDIIIKPTYSAVIMTFFVVFIYKYVYNYTMSINISCIVSVFLGIVIYGILTIVFGVFQYKAIKKRLIRR is encoded by the coding sequence ATGAGAAAGCAGTCTTTAGTAAAAGGAACTTTGATTCTAGGGCTTGCAAGTATATTTACAAGATTATTAGGACTATTTTTTAGAATACCTGTTCAAAATTTAATTGGAGATGAGGGAATGGGATATTATCAGTTATCCTACCCTTTATATGCGGTTTTTATAGCTATATCCTTAGGCATTCCAGTAGCAGTTTCTAAAATGGTTTCTGAAAGAATTGCGGTAAATGATAGAAGTGGAATAATTCAAACTTTGAGATACTCTATTTTATTAATGGGGTTTTTAAGTCTTGGTTTTACAGGATTTTTATTTGCATTTGCTAAGAACATAGTCTCTATTTTAAAATGGGACCCTAAATCATATTATTCTTTAATTTGCATTGCAATAGCACCTATTTTTATCGCAGTACTTAGCTGTCTTAGAGGTTTTTTTCAAGGGCTCCAAAATATGACACCAACGGCTATATCTCAGTTTTTAGAGCAGCTAGGCAGGGTAGTATTTGGAGTTGGACTTGCTTATTTTTTAATACCAAAAGGCATCCAATATGCAGCCGCAGGGGCTTCTTTAGGGGCATCTATTGGGGGGCTAATTGCGGGATTGTATCTTCTATTTAAATATTTAAGAGTTAGAAAAGAGATTTGTGTTAAAAAGATTAAAAAAGATAAGAAAATTATGGATGAACTTTTAAGAATTGCAATACCAATTTCTATGGCAGCGGCAGTTAGTGGAGTCATAGGTCTTATAGATTCAATACTTGTACCTCAAAAACTTTTGGAGGCTGGATTTAATTATCAAAATTCAACAATTCTATATAGCCAGCTTACTGGAAAAGCAGCAGTTCTCATAAACGTACCATTAGGATTATCTGTTGCTTTAGGGTATTCGCTAGTTCCTATAATTTCTGAAGCACATGTATTAAATAGAGATTTGGAGATGAAAAACAAAATAAATACTGCTTTAAAATTGGCGTTTATAATAGCTATGCCATCTTTATTTGGATTGTTTTTTATGTCTCACCCTATACTAAATTTAATATTTAAAGGCCAGGTTGGAGGATATAATATTCTGAAATACCTAAGTCTTTCTGTGCCTTTTATAATACTTGCACAAACAACAACTTCTGTATTACAAGGGACAAATAATTGTAAAAAACCAGTTGTTAATTTACTATTTGGGTGCATAGTAAAAGCAATTTTAACGTATATCTTGGTTCCTATACCTAAGATGAATATTTACGGAGCTGTAATAGGAACTATCGCTGGGTATGCACTTGCATCTCTTTTAAATATCATAGAATTAAAGAGGTATTTTAATATAAAAATAAATTATTACGATATAATAATAAAACCAACCTATTCAGCAGTAATAATGACGTTTTTTGTTGTATTTATCTACAAGTACGTATATAATTATACAATGAGTATAAATATATCATGTATTGTATCAGTATTTTTAGGTATAGTTATTTATGGAATACTCACAATTGTTTTTGGAGTTTTTCAATATAAAGCCATAAAAAAGAGATTGATAAGAAGATGA
- the mazG gene encoding nucleoside triphosphate pyrophosphohydrolase, producing MIKIVGLGPGAKEALTIGTLDILKKSKNVYLRTRKHPTVEYIESIGIEFETYDNKYEECSSFDEVYACIAKDLVEKSLNIKEDIVYAVPGHPLVAEKSVVMLNELCKKKDIKTEIVPAVSFIDALMESLEIDPIEGFKILDAFDIKNQILDKRVGIVITQVYNKLIASEVKLRLLEYYKDDTEIYFVRAAGVKNLESIRKIKLYELDWQEDIDYLTSIYIKRDVNSSKDFYDLLEIMDVLRGEDGCPWDKEQTHESLKNCLIEECYETIEAIEEKDDDMLVEELGDVLLQVVFHSKLGEEEGFFNISDVINAICSKMIKRHPHIFGDVKVKGTEDVLTNWENIKKEEQGLKSCTDSLKHIPKQLPALMRAKKVQSKAAKVGFDFENVGPAMDKVLEEFNEVKNVYKSKNKGRIEEELGDLLFSCVNVARFLDIDPENALNYTIYKFISRFEYIEQTAVKKGLKLENMTLEQMDALWNEAKLLKK from the coding sequence ATGATCAAAATAGTAGGTTTAGGGCCAGGTGCAAAAGAGGCTCTTACTATTGGTACCTTAGATATATTAAAAAAATCAAAAAATGTGTACTTAAGGACAAGAAAACACCCAACTGTAGAATATATAGAAAGTATTGGTATAGAATTTGAAACTTATGACAATAAATATGAAGAGTGTAGCAGTTTTGATGAGGTGTATGCTTGTATTGCTAAGGATTTAGTAGAAAAAAGTTTAAATATAAAAGAGGATATCGTATACGCTGTACCAGGACATCCTTTAGTGGCTGAAAAGTCTGTAGTTATGCTTAATGAGCTTTGCAAGAAGAAAGACATTAAAACAGAAATTGTACCAGCTGTAAGCTTTATAGATGCGCTTATGGAATCACTTGAGATTGACCCTATTGAGGGATTCAAAATCCTAGATGCTTTTGATATAAAAAATCAAATTTTAGACAAAAGAGTTGGCATTGTAATAACTCAGGTATATAATAAGCTTATAGCTTCAGAGGTTAAGCTTCGTCTTTTAGAATATTACAAAGATGATACTGAGATTTATTTTGTAAGAGCTGCTGGAGTTAAAAATCTAGAGAGTATAAGAAAAATAAAATTATATGAACTTGACTGGCAGGAAGATATAGATTATCTGACTTCTATATATATAAAAAGAGATGTAAATAGTTCTAAAGATTTTTACGATTTACTCGAGATAATGGATGTTCTAAGAGGAGAAGATGGATGCCCTTGGGATAAAGAGCAGACTCATGAGTCTTTAAAGAATTGCTTAATTGAAGAGTGTTATGAGACTATAGAGGCTATAGAAGAAAAAGATGATGATATGCTAGTTGAGGAATTAGGAGATGTCTTACTTCAAGTTGTGTTCCATTCTAAACTAGGTGAGGAAGAGGGATTTTTCAACATAAGTGATGTTATTAATGCTATTTGTAGTAAAATGATAAAAAGACATCCTCATATTTTTGGAGATGTAAAAGTTAAAGGTACAGAAGATGTTTTAACAAATTGGGAAAATATAAAAAAAGAAGAACAAGGATTAAAATCATGTACTGATAGTCTAAAACATATTCCAAAGCAATTGCCAGCTTTAATGAGGGCAAAGAAGGTTCAATCAAAGGCAGCTAAAGTTGGGTTTGACTTTGAAAATGTAGGGCCAGCTATGGATAAAGTTTTAGAAGAATTTAATGAGGTAAAAAATGTATATAAAAGCAAAAATAAGGGTAGAATAGAAGAAGAATTAGGAGATTTATTGTTTTCATGTGTAAATGTGGCAAGATTTCTTGACATTGACCCTGAAAATGCTTTAAATTATACTATATACAAATTTATATCTAGATTTGAGTACATAGAACAAACAGCTGTGAAAAAAGGGTTGAAATTAGAAAATATGACCCTTGAACAAATGGATGCTTTATGGAATGAAGCAAAATTATTAAAAAAATAA
- a CDS encoding HU family DNA-binding protein has translation MNKAELIASMAEKSSLTKKDTEVALKSFIESVQESLEKGEKVQLIGFGTFETRERAERIGRNPRTKEEITIPASIVPVFKAGKEFKERVNK, from the coding sequence GTGAACAAAGCAGAATTAATCGCTAGTATGGCAGAAAAAAGCAGTTTAACTAAAAAAGACACAGAGGTAGCATTAAAGTCATTTATAGAAAGCGTACAAGAGTCTTTAGAAAAAGGTGAAAAAGTTCAATTAATTGGATTTGGTACTTTTGAAACTCGTGAAAGAGCAGAAAGAATAGGAAGAAACCCAAGAACTAAAGAAGAAATAACAATTCCAGCATCAATTGTTCCAGTATTTAAAGCAGGAAAAGAATTTAAAGAAAGAGTAAATAAATAG
- a CDS encoding RNA-binding S4 domain-containing protein, producing the protein MRLDKYLKISRIIKRRTIAKEACESGRVSINEKVAKPSTEVNEGDIIEIKFANSCLKAKIINISSHVTKEAAKEMYELIV; encoded by the coding sequence ATGAGACTAGACAAGTATTTGAAAATATCAAGGATAATCAAAAGAAGAACAATAGCTAAGGAAGCCTGTGAAAGTGGAAGGGTTTCTATAAATGAAAAGGTAGCAAAACCAAGCACTGAAGTGAATGAAGGTGATATAATAGAAATAAAATTTGCAAATAGTTGTTTAAAGGCAAAAATAATTAACATATCATCTCATGTAACTAAGGAAGCTGCTAAAGAAATGTATGAGCTTATAGTGTAA
- the yabQ gene encoding spore cortex biosynthesis protein YabQ encodes MILSIGSQVQLLLTNIIAGFLTGFLFDIYRSIRGFDVSKYIRFVEDILFWVFAGVVVFIFLFLSNYAYVGFQCYAYIGIGLFLYLKLISSFFLGLLKIIFKAISKFTRVFINIILYLIQNLIYIFVKNKKSAKIT; translated from the coding sequence ATGATATTATCTATTGGGTCTCAAGTACAGTTATTATTAACAAATATTATAGCGGGCTTCTTAACGGGATTTCTATTTGATATATATAGAAGCATAAGGGGATTTGATGTAAGTAAGTATATAAGGTTTGTAGAAGATATTTTATTTTGGGTTTTTGCAGGAGTTGTAGTTTTCATATTCTTATTTTTAAGCAATTATGCCTATGTTGGATTTCAGTGTTATGCATATATAGGAATAGGTTTATTTTTGTATTTAAAACTAATTAGTAGTTTTTTTCTAGGGTTACTTAAAATAATTTTTAAGGCTATTTCAAAATTTACTAGAGTATTTATAAATATAATTTTATATTTAATACAAAATCTTATATATATATTTGTAAAGAATAAAAAAAGTGCAAAAATAACTTGA
- a CDS encoding septum formation initiator family protein encodes MRNKLNAKNVLFCFLVLYVIYIFANQQIVIARIKAEKNSKEKELTEMRQKNKELQDKVQMSKSDSYIERLAREKLNFIKKERLL; translated from the coding sequence ATGAGAAATAAATTAAATGCTAAAAATGTATTGTTTTGTTTTCTTGTTTTATATGTTATATACATATTTGCAAATCAGCAAATAGTTATAGCAAGAATTAAAGCGGAGAAAAATTCTAAAGAAAAAGAACTTACAGAGATGAGGCAAAAGAATAAAGAATTACAGGATAAAGTACAGATGTCTAAAAGTGATAGCTATATAGAAAGATTAGCTAGGGAAAAATTGAATTTTATAAAAAAGGAGAGACTCCTGTAA
- a CDS encoding S1 domain-containing RNA-binding protein — protein MTLKIGSITEGRVVNITNFGAFVEVEGKTGLVHISEVSESYVKDVSKHLKENEKVKVKVLSIDDNGRMSLSIKQANPPKKTFRPAEIDWQKEKGKNEPINFEDRMSKFLKESEEKFQDIKKHQNLKNGGRNKKSTSV, from the coding sequence ATGACCTTGAAAATAGGAAGTATTACAGAGGGTAGAGTAGTCAATATCACTAATTTTGGTGCATTTGTAGAAGTGGAGGGGAAAACAGGATTAGTACATATTTCTGAGGTATCAGAATCATATGTAAAAGATGTAAGCAAACATCTTAAAGAAAATGAAAAAGTTAAAGTTAAGGTATTATCTATAGATGATAATGGAAGAATGAGTCTTTCAATAAAACAAGCTAATCCACCTAAGAAAACTTTTAGACCTGCAGAAATAGACTGGCAAAAAGAAAAAGGTAAGAATGAGCCTATAAATTTTGAAGACAGAATGTCTAAATTTTTAAAAGAAAGTGAAGAAAAGTTTCAAGATATAAAGAAACATCAGAATCTTAAAAATGGTGGACGCAATAAAAAAAGTACTAGTGTTTAA
- the hpt gene encoding hypoxanthine phosphoribosyltransferase — MNKDVEKILYTEEKLEDKIRELGRQISEDYQGKEIILIGILKGSVIFMSELAKNIKVPCNLDFMDVSSYGNSSETSGVVKILKDLDFEIKGKDILIVEDIIDTGVTLKYLTKYLKSRNPNSLEIVCMLNKPDRRKAEINVKYIGYEVPDFFLVGYGLDYAEKYRNLPYIGILKEEIYR, encoded by the coding sequence ATGAATAAAGATGTTGAAAAGATACTTTACACAGAAGAAAAGTTAGAGGATAAAATTAGAGAATTAGGTAGACAAATTAGTGAGGATTACCAAGGTAAAGAAATAATATTAATTGGAATATTAAAAGGTTCTGTTATATTTATGTCAGAACTTGCTAAGAATATAAAAGTACCATGTAACTTAGATTTTATGGATGTTTCAAGTTATGGTAACTCTTCAGAAACTTCAGGAGTTGTTAAAATATTAAAGGATTTGGATTTTGAAATAAAAGGAAAAGACATATTGATAGTTGAGGATATAATAGATACTGGCGTAACCTTAAAGTATCTTACTAAATACCTAAAATCAAGAAATCCAAATAGTTTAGAGATAGTATGCATGCTAAATAAACCAGATAGAAGAAAAGCAGAAATTAATGTTAAATACATAGGCTATGAAGTTCCTGATTTCTTCTTAGTTGGATATGGTTTAGATTATGCAGAGAAGTACAGAAATTTACCATATATAGGTATATTGAAAGAGGAAATATATCGTTAA